The following are encoded in a window of Mycolicibacterium tusciae JS617 genomic DNA:
- a CDS encoding class I SAM-dependent methyltransferase, which produces MSTTDTALPEAAARLFALADEVIGFMPADEGRTLYDTAVRYLKDGVGVEIGTYCGKSTVMLGAAAQQSGGVVYTIDHHHGSEEHQPGWEYHDESMVDPVTGLFDTLPTLRHTLDAAGVDDHVVAVVGRSTTVARGWRTPLRLLFIDGGHTEEAAQRDFDGWVRWVEVGGALIIHDVFPNPDDGGQAPYRVYRRALDTGDFREVSATGSMRVLERVSGVPGEAL; this is translated from the coding sequence ATGAGCACTACGGACACTGCCCTCCCCGAGGCCGCCGCACGCCTGTTCGCCCTTGCCGACGAGGTGATCGGTTTCATGCCCGCCGACGAAGGTCGCACGCTGTACGACACCGCCGTCCGCTACCTGAAGGACGGCGTCGGCGTCGAGATCGGAACGTACTGCGGCAAGTCGACGGTGATGCTCGGCGCCGCGGCCCAGCAGAGCGGCGGGGTCGTCTACACGATCGACCACCACCACGGTTCCGAAGAGCACCAGCCGGGCTGGGAGTACCACGACGAATCGATGGTCGACCCGGTGACCGGACTGTTCGACACGCTCCCCACGTTGCGCCACACCCTCGACGCCGCCGGGGTGGACGACCACGTCGTCGCGGTGGTCGGGCGGTCGACGACCGTCGCACGCGGTTGGCGAACACCGTTGCGGCTGTTGTTCATCGACGGCGGCCACACCGAGGAGGCCGCACAGCGCGACTTCGACGGCTGGGTCCGATGGGTCGAGGTCGGTGGCGCGCTGATCATCCACGACGTGTTCCCGAACCCCGACGACGGCGGCCAGGCGCCGTACCGCGTCTACCGTCGAGCGCTAGACACCGGCGACTTCCGCGAGGTGTCGGCGACCGGGTCGATGCGGGTGCTGGAACGTGTGTCCGGCGTACCCGGCGAGGCGCTCTAA
- a CDS encoding alcohol dehydrogenase catalytic domain-containing protein, with translation MRAVTWQGRRKVSVDNVPDPAIKEPNDAIIRVTSTNICGSDLHLYEVLGAFMSPGDILGHEAMGVVEEVGAGVGELAVGDRVVIPFNISCGHCFMCGHGLQSQCETTQNRDQGTGAALFGFSKLYGEVAGGQAEYLRVPQAQYTHIKVPDDGPDERYVYLSDVLPTAWQGVEYADVPDGGTLVVLGLGPIGSMACRIASHRKKCTVIGVDLVTERLDRARPYCSEVIDLRHADAEEVVQSHTAGRGADAVIDAVGMEAHGSPVAMAAQTASGFLPPPVGRAVMKHAGVDRLAAFNMAIALVRRGGTISLSGVYGGAADPINLMTLFDKQIQLRMGQANVKKWIPDIMPLLTDEDPLGVEQFATHRLPLSAAPGAYETFQKKEDGMVKVVLTP, from the coding sequence ATGCGAGCAGTTACATGGCAGGGGCGACGCAAGGTTTCCGTCGACAATGTGCCCGATCCAGCGATCAAAGAGCCCAACGACGCGATCATCCGCGTGACGAGCACGAACATCTGCGGGTCCGATCTGCACCTGTACGAAGTGCTAGGCGCCTTCATGAGCCCGGGCGACATCCTCGGGCACGAGGCGATGGGCGTGGTCGAGGAAGTGGGCGCCGGAGTCGGCGAGCTGGCTGTCGGCGATCGGGTCGTGATCCCGTTCAACATCAGTTGCGGCCATTGCTTCATGTGCGGCCATGGCCTGCAGAGCCAATGTGAGACCACGCAGAACCGCGACCAGGGCACCGGGGCTGCGCTGTTCGGCTTCTCGAAGCTCTACGGCGAGGTCGCCGGGGGGCAGGCCGAATACCTGCGCGTGCCGCAGGCTCAATACACGCACATCAAGGTGCCTGACGACGGGCCCGACGAACGCTACGTCTACCTCTCCGACGTGCTGCCCACCGCTTGGCAGGGCGTCGAGTACGCCGACGTACCCGACGGCGGCACGCTCGTCGTGCTGGGTCTGGGACCCATCGGATCGATGGCCTGCCGCATCGCCTCGCACCGCAAGAAGTGCACGGTGATCGGCGTCGACCTAGTGACCGAGCGGCTGGACCGCGCACGCCCGTACTGCTCGGAGGTCATTGATCTGCGACACGCAGACGCCGAAGAGGTGGTGCAGAGCCACACCGCGGGCCGGGGTGCCGACGCGGTGATCGACGCCGTCGGCATGGAGGCTCACGGATCGCCGGTCGCGATGGCCGCGCAGACCGCTAGCGGGTTCCTGCCGCCACCGGTCGGCCGCGCAGTGATGAAGCACGCCGGGGTGGACCGCCTCGCGGCGTTCAACATGGCGATCGCGCTGGTGCGCAGGGGCGGCACCATCTCACTCTCCGGTGTGTACGGCGGAGCGGCGGACCCGATCAACCTGATGACGCTGTTCGACAAGCAGATTCAACTGCGCATGGGCCAGGCCAACGTCAAGAAGTGGATTCCCGACATCATGCCGTTGCTCACCGACGAAGACCCCCTCGGCGTCGAGCAGTTCGCCACCCACCGGTTGCCGCTCTCGGCGGCGCCCGGTGCGTATGAGACCTTCCAGAAGAAGGAGGACGGCATGGTCAAGGTGGTCCTCACACCTTGA
- a CDS encoding PPOX class F420-dependent oxidoreductase, with protein sequence MSRKYATSDAVDLPQLLEFVRPRHRMVLTTFRADGSLQSSPVTGGVDDDGRIVISSYPQRAKSANLKRTPQASVTVLSDEFNGPYVQVDGDAEVIDLPDAVEPLVDYFRAISGEHPDWDEYRRAMVDQGKCLIRVTPTRWGPVATGGFPPEREQ encoded by the coding sequence ATGTCCAGAAAGTATGCGACCTCCGACGCCGTTGATCTGCCCCAGCTATTGGAGTTCGTCAGGCCGCGACATCGCATGGTACTCACCACTTTTCGTGCGGACGGATCCTTGCAGAGTTCGCCGGTGACGGGCGGCGTCGACGACGACGGCCGGATCGTGATCTCGAGCTATCCGCAGCGGGCCAAGTCCGCGAACCTCAAGCGCACGCCACAGGCGAGCGTCACCGTCCTGTCGGACGAGTTCAACGGCCCTTACGTACAGGTCGACGGCGACGCCGAAGTCATCGACCTGCCCGACGCGGTCGAGCCGCTGGTGGACTATTTCCGCGCCATCTCCGGTGAGCACCCCGACTGGGATGAGTACCGGCGGGCGATGGTCGACCAGGGCAAGTGCCTGATCCGTGTCACGCCGACGCGATGGGGACCGGTGGCAACCGGTGGCTTCCCTCCGGAACGGGAGCAATAG
- a CDS encoding TetR/AcrR family transcriptional regulator has translation MSDTALESTRRRLTAKQAHTVDRLGRAALELLCRDGFTGLTVRRVAAEAGVGAATAYTYFSSKEHLVAEVFWRRLAASPPAVHDSSDPATRVAEVLRHIALLVADEPEFACAVTNALLGRDPDVEVLRQRIGRDIHDRLSTALGLDVDPDIVDALEMLYSGALVRAGMGYASYAEIAQKLEKSARLMLS, from the coding sequence GTGTCCGACACGGCGCTGGAGTCGACTCGGCGCCGTCTGACCGCGAAGCAGGCCCATACCGTCGATCGTCTGGGCAGGGCCGCGCTCGAACTCCTCTGCCGAGATGGTTTCACCGGTCTGACCGTGCGCCGGGTGGCGGCCGAGGCCGGCGTCGGAGCCGCCACCGCCTACACCTACTTCTCGTCCAAGGAGCACCTGGTTGCCGAGGTGTTCTGGCGTCGTCTCGCCGCCTCGCCTCCCGCGGTTCATGACTCCAGCGACCCGGCCACGCGAGTCGCCGAGGTGCTGCGCCACATCGCCCTTCTGGTTGCCGATGAGCCCGAGTTCGCTTGTGCGGTAACCAATGCCCTGCTGGGCCGGGATCCCGACGTCGAGGTGTTGCGCCAGCGCATCGGGCGCGACATCCACGACCGACTGTCCACGGCGCTCGGGCTCGACGTCGATCCTGACATCGTCGACGCGCTGGAGATGCTGTACTCCGGTGCGCTCGTTCGCGCCGGGATGGGCTACGCGTCGTACGCGGAGATCGCCCAGAAGCTGGAGAAATCTGCGCGGCTGATGCTGAGTTAG
- a CDS encoding DUF3224 domain-containing protein, giving the protein MTTQIRAAFEIAGWDETPFGDGDSEADEETKLTEALVKKRYSGDIDGTSTTKWLMAYAPDKSATYVGIEHIAGTIGGRRGGLVLMHDGEYADGVATAVLRIVSGTEELTGATGVGKFRADPVGSLLLDFDS; this is encoded by the coding sequence ATGACCACACAAATCAGAGCGGCATTCGAGATCGCCGGCTGGGACGAGACACCGTTCGGCGACGGCGACTCAGAAGCTGACGAGGAGACCAAGCTCACCGAGGCGTTGGTCAAAAAACGCTATTCCGGCGACATCGACGGCACCTCGACGACCAAGTGGCTGATGGCCTACGCGCCGGACAAGTCGGCGACCTACGTCGGGATCGAGCACATCGCCGGGACCATCGGCGGCCGGCGCGGCGGACTGGTCCTGATGCACGACGGGGAGTACGCCGACGGTGTCGCGACCGCTGTTCTGCGCATCGTCTCGGGCACCGAGGAGCTGACTGGCGCGACAGGAGTCGGGAAGTTCCGCGCCGATCCAGTCGGCTCGCTACTGCTCGATTTCGACAGCTGA
- a CDS encoding TetR/AcrR family transcriptional regulator — MTTALDQRDSHPETADPFRDRLLDGMAASIIERGFRDTTVADIVRHARTSKRTFYVQFASKEDCLIELLRRNNDTLITNIRNAVDPEAEWEDQIRQAVGAYVDHIGARPAITLSWIRELPALGAVAQPLHRLAMEHLTDMLVELSDSPGFRRAQISPLSRPLALIVLGGLRELTALFVEAGHDVQGIVEPAITASTAILGPR; from the coding sequence GTGACGACCGCGCTCGACCAGCGTGATTCGCATCCCGAGACGGCCGACCCGTTCCGGGACCGACTACTCGACGGCATGGCCGCATCGATCATCGAGCGCGGCTTCCGCGACACGACCGTGGCGGACATCGTCCGGCATGCCCGCACCTCAAAGCGCACGTTCTACGTGCAGTTCGCCAGCAAGGAAGACTGCCTGATCGAACTGCTGCGCCGGAACAACGACACCCTGATCACCAACATCCGCAATGCCGTCGACCCAGAGGCGGAGTGGGAGGACCAGATCCGCCAGGCGGTCGGCGCGTACGTCGACCACATCGGCGCGCGGCCGGCGATCACACTGAGCTGGATCCGCGAGCTGCCCGCACTGGGCGCGGTGGCCCAGCCGCTGCATCGTCTGGCCATGGAGCACCTCACCGACATGCTGGTCGAACTCAGCGACAGTCCGGGCTTTCGGCGCGCTCAGATCTCACCGCTCTCACGGCCGCTGGCGCTGATCGTGCTGGGAGGTCTGCGCGAGCTGACCGCTCTGTTCGTCGAGGCCGGCCACGACGTGCAGGGCATCGTCGAGCCGGCCATCACCGCGTCGACGGCCATCCTCGGCCCGCGCTAA
- a CDS encoding glycosyltransferase family 4 protein yields the protein MRIALLSYRSKTHCGGQGVYVRHLSRGLVELGHDVEVFSGQPYPGGLDPRVRLTKVPSLDLYREPDPFRIPWPNEIKTSIDLRELLTTWTAGFPEPKTFSLRAARALAERLDDFDVVHDNQCLGTGLLKIADRGMPVVATVHHPITRDRVLDVSAASWWRKPLVRRWYGFAEMQKDVARRIPELLTVSSTSAADIAEDFGVSPDQLHVVPLGVDTELFKPSQRRVRNRIIAIASADVPLKGVAHLLNAVARLRVERDLELQLVAKLEPNGPTEKLIAELGISDIVHSSSGVTDAELADLLASAEVACIPSLYEGFSLPAVEAMASGTPIVASRAGALPEVVGADGECARLVTPADVDELTRVLGELLDSPMELRRLGENGRRRAVDVFSWESVAAQTVAVYEQARERVAKC from the coding sequence ATGCGCATCGCTTTGCTGTCATACCGGAGCAAGACCCATTGCGGAGGGCAAGGGGTCTACGTCCGTCACCTGTCCCGCGGCCTCGTCGAGCTCGGCCATGACGTCGAGGTGTTCTCCGGACAGCCCTACCCCGGTGGCCTCGATCCGCGGGTCCGCCTGACCAAGGTGCCAAGCCTGGATCTGTACCGCGAGCCGGATCCGTTCCGCATTCCGTGGCCCAACGAGATCAAGACGAGCATCGACCTGCGCGAGCTGCTGACGACCTGGACGGCGGGGTTCCCCGAGCCCAAGACATTCAGCCTGCGCGCCGCCCGCGCGCTGGCCGAGCGGCTCGATGACTTCGATGTGGTCCACGACAACCAGTGCCTCGGCACCGGGCTACTGAAGATCGCCGATCGTGGCATGCCGGTCGTCGCGACGGTGCACCACCCGATCACCAGGGACCGCGTGCTCGACGTGTCGGCGGCGTCGTGGTGGCGCAAGCCGCTGGTGCGCCGTTGGTACGGCTTCGCGGAGATGCAGAAGGATGTCGCGCGGCGCATCCCCGAGCTGCTGACCGTCTCGTCGACGTCGGCCGCCGATATCGCCGAGGACTTCGGGGTGTCGCCCGATCAGCTGCACGTCGTACCCCTCGGCGTGGACACCGAACTGTTCAAGCCGTCCCAGCGACGGGTGCGCAACCGGATCATCGCGATCGCGAGTGCTGATGTACCGCTGAAGGGCGTCGCGCATCTGCTGAACGCCGTTGCGCGGCTGCGCGTCGAACGTGACCTCGAACTGCAGCTCGTCGCCAAGCTCGAACCCAACGGGCCCACCGAGAAGCTGATCGCCGAGCTGGGTATCTCCGATATCGTGCACAGCTCGAGCGGGGTTACCGATGCCGAGCTCGCCGACTTGCTGGCGTCTGCTGAAGTCGCCTGTATCCCTTCGCTTTACGAGGGCTTCTCGCTGCCTGCTGTGGAGGCGATGGCCAGTGGCACACCGATCGTCGCCAGCCGCGCGGGAGCGCTGCCCGAGGTGGTCGGCGCCGACGGCGAATGCGCCCGGCTGGTCACGCCGGCCGACGTCGACGAGTTGACCAGGGTGCTGGGCGAACTCCTCGACTCGCCGATGGAACTGCGCAGGCTTGGCGAGAACGGCCGCCGACGCGCCGTCGATGTATTCAGTTGGGAATCCGTTGCCGCGCAGACGGTTGCGGTGTACGAGCAAGCACGTGAGCGAGTTGCGAAGTGCTGA
- a CDS encoding flavin reductase family protein: MEAFEKLVSMLDYPMYVVTTRVGNHRAGCLVGFTSQVSIGPPRFLVGLSDKNHTYRIAQDATHLAVHLLPRTHRELARLFGSETGDRIDKFARTPWHEGPYGLPILDDAAGWFVGEVLSRYDVGDHVGHLLQPVEGEAPETFDQLVTFADVHDLEPGHEA, encoded by the coding sequence ATGGAAGCGTTCGAGAAGCTGGTCTCAATGCTCGACTATCCGATGTACGTCGTCACCACCCGCGTCGGCAACCATCGCGCGGGCTGTCTCGTGGGGTTCACCAGCCAGGTCAGCATCGGGCCGCCGCGGTTCCTGGTCGGCCTGTCCGACAAGAACCACACCTACCGGATCGCGCAGGACGCGACGCATCTGGCCGTCCATCTGTTGCCGCGGACGCATCGCGAACTGGCGCGGCTGTTCGGCAGCGAGACCGGTGATCGCATAGACAAGTTCGCGCGGACGCCATGGCATGAGGGGCCCTATGGGCTGCCGATCCTCGACGATGCGGCGGGGTGGTTCGTCGGCGAGGTGCTCAGCCGCTACGACGTCGGCGATCACGTCGGGCATCTGCTACAGCCGGTCGAAGGAGAGGCGCCGGAGACGTTCGACCAGCTGGTGACCTTCGCCGACGTCCACGATCTGGAGCCCGGGCACGAGGCGTGA
- a CDS encoding class I SAM-dependent methyltransferase, with the protein MLTVDYDRLGVGESTKVIDVGCGAGRHTFEAYRRGADVIGFDQSVSDLNDVDEILQAMKEKGEAPASASAQTVKGDALELPYADGTFDCVIASEILEHVPEDDRAIAELVRVLKPGGSLAITVPRWLPEKVCWILSDEYHANEGGHIRIYKADALRDKVLAHGLRLTDTHHAHALHAPYWWLKCAVGTEKSNHPAVTAYHKLLVWDMMSRPWLTRTVESVLNRVIGKSVAMYFEKPVV; encoded by the coding sequence GTGCTGACCGTCGACTACGACCGGCTCGGTGTCGGCGAGAGCACAAAGGTGATCGACGTCGGCTGCGGCGCCGGTAGGCACACCTTCGAGGCATATCGGCGTGGCGCCGACGTGATCGGCTTCGACCAGAGTGTCTCCGATCTCAACGACGTCGACGAGATCCTGCAGGCCATGAAGGAGAAGGGCGAGGCACCGGCTTCGGCGAGCGCCCAGACGGTCAAGGGCGATGCGCTGGAACTGCCTTACGCCGACGGCACTTTCGACTGCGTGATCGCCTCAGAGATCCTCGAGCATGTGCCCGAGGACGACCGCGCGATCGCAGAACTGGTCCGCGTGCTCAAACCCGGTGGCTCGCTGGCAATCACGGTGCCGCGCTGGCTGCCCGAGAAGGTGTGCTGGATCTTGTCCGACGAGTACCACGCGAACGAGGGCGGGCACATCCGGATCTACAAGGCCGACGCGCTGCGCGACAAGGTTCTCGCCCATGGCCTGCGGCTCACCGATACCCACCACGCACATGCGCTGCACGCCCCGTACTGGTGGCTGAAATGCGCTGTGGGAACTGAGAAGTCGAATCATCCCGCGGTGACGGCGTATCACAAGTTGCTGGTGTGGGACATGATGAGCCGGCCGTGGCTCACGCGGACGGTGGAATCGGTGCTCAACCGGGTGATCGGCAAGAGCGTCGCGATGTATTTCGAGAAGCCGGTGGTTTGA
- a CDS encoding acyl-CoA dehydrogenase family protein: MTFDLTPTVAQHDLARRTHEFAEQVVRPVAAEYDQRQEFPWPVLEEAAVRGFYSPLFYRDLIGDPTGLSLPMFMEELFWGCAGIGLAVVMPALALSAIGQAASPEQMLQWAPECFGTPGDLKLAALAISEPEGGSDVRNLRTTARRDGAGPDADWIIDGHKMWIGNGGIANVHVVNAVVDEELGHKGQALFVVPGGTPGLEMVRKLDKMGCRASHTAELKFNDVRVPAANLLGGQEKLDHKLAKAREAIEGAAHSGSATLGTFEQTRPMVAAQALGIARAAMEYATEYANRREAFGAPIIDHQGIAFPLADLATEIDAARLLTWRASWMAATGVPFERGEGSMSKLAASEVAVKTTERAIQTMGGWGYIKDHPVEKWYRDAKLYTIFEGTSEIQRIVISNALGAADGKPPLHVDLEPTGGPFNRMFGRGTPVRTQFGSAALSAKDRVPAPIMRLAMKVLQPPRK, from the coding sequence ATGACCTTCGACCTCACGCCGACTGTTGCGCAGCACGACCTGGCCCGCCGCACCCACGAATTCGCCGAACAGGTGGTCCGTCCGGTGGCGGCCGAATACGACCAGCGCCAGGAGTTCCCGTGGCCGGTCCTGGAGGAGGCGGCGGTCCGGGGCTTCTACAGTCCGCTGTTCTACCGCGATCTCATCGGCGACCCGACCGGACTTTCGCTGCCGATGTTCATGGAGGAGCTGTTCTGGGGCTGCGCCGGGATCGGTCTGGCGGTCGTGATGCCCGCCCTCGCGCTGTCGGCGATCGGCCAGGCGGCTTCGCCGGAACAGATGCTCCAGTGGGCACCCGAATGCTTCGGAACGCCAGGCGATCTCAAGCTCGCGGCGCTGGCGATCTCCGAACCCGAGGGCGGCAGCGACGTGCGGAATTTACGCACCACGGCCCGCCGCGACGGTGCGGGACCGGATGCCGACTGGATCATCGACGGCCACAAGATGTGGATCGGCAACGGCGGCATCGCCAACGTCCACGTCGTCAACGCCGTCGTCGACGAGGAGCTCGGCCACAAAGGGCAGGCGCTGTTCGTCGTGCCCGGCGGCACGCCCGGCCTGGAGATGGTCCGCAAGCTCGACAAAATGGGTTGCCGCGCCTCGCACACCGCCGAGCTGAAGTTCAACGACGTGCGGGTGCCCGCCGCCAACCTGCTCGGCGGCCAGGAAAAGCTCGACCACAAACTCGCCAAGGCCCGCGAGGCCATCGAAGGCGCCGCACATTCCGGTTCCGCCACGCTCGGCACATTCGAGCAGACGCGACCGATGGTGGCCGCGCAGGCCCTCGGGATCGCCCGGGCAGCAATGGAATACGCCACCGAGTACGCCAACCGGCGCGAAGCGTTCGGGGCGCCGATCATCGATCACCAGGGCATTGCCTTCCCGCTCGCCGACCTCGCCACCGAAATCGACGCTGCACGGCTGCTCACCTGGCGGGCCTCCTGGATGGCGGCCACCGGTGTGCCGTTCGAGCGCGGCGAGGGATCCATGTCGAAGCTGGCGGCCAGCGAGGTGGCCGTGAAGACCACTGAGCGCGCCATCCAGACCATGGGCGGCTGGGGCTACATCAAGGACCATCCCGTCGAGAAGTGGTATCGAGATGCCAAGCTGTACACCATCTTCGAGGGCACCAGCGAGATCCAGCGCATCGTGATCTCGAACGCACTCGGCGCCGCTGACGGTAAGCCGCCGCTGCATGTAGACCTTGAACCCACCGGCGGACCGTTCAATCGGATGTTCGGCCGCGGTACACCCGTGCGGACCCAGTTCGGCAGTGCCGCGCTTTCGGCGAAGGATCGGGTGCCCGCGCCGATCATGCGGCTGGCGATGAAAGTGCTGCAGCCGCCCCGCAAGTAA
- a CDS encoding prenyltransferase: MTLTRDVPGVAGVLTPTQCRQTAQSIAEAQESTGAIPWFDGGHTDPWDHVENAMALTAAGLLEPARAAFEWCRKTQRADGSWPIQFRNGVIEDSNSDSNFCAYIATGVWHHVLITRDRRFAETMWPVVTKAVDFVLGMQLNGGEISWARSPNGLEPEALLTGCSSIYHSLRCALALADYFGDPQPEWELAVGRLGHVIAEHPDAFVTKDRWSMEWYYPVLGGAMRGAAARSRIDERWDDFVVDGLGIRCVDDRPWVTGAETCELVMALDAIGDTARAHQQFAAMHHLREEDGSYWTGLVYSDGKRWPVERTTWTGGAMILAADALSRTTSANGIFRGVDLPRGLEGEYACECATSDR; encoded by the coding sequence TTGACGTTGACTCGTGACGTTCCCGGAGTGGCCGGCGTTCTGACGCCGACGCAGTGCCGCCAGACCGCCCAGTCGATTGCCGAAGCGCAAGAGTCAACGGGTGCGATTCCGTGGTTCGACGGCGGCCACACCGACCCGTGGGACCACGTCGAGAACGCGATGGCGTTGACGGCGGCCGGACTTCTCGAGCCCGCGCGTGCGGCCTTCGAGTGGTGCCGCAAAACGCAGCGCGCCGACGGCTCATGGCCGATCCAGTTCCGTAACGGCGTCATCGAGGACTCCAACAGCGACAGCAACTTCTGTGCCTACATCGCAACCGGGGTCTGGCATCACGTGCTGATCACCCGCGACCGAAGGTTCGCCGAGACGATGTGGCCCGTCGTCACGAAGGCCGTTGACTTCGTGCTCGGCATGCAGCTCAACGGCGGTGAAATCTCCTGGGCCAGAAGCCCTAACGGCCTGGAGCCCGAGGCGTTGCTCACCGGATGCTCGAGCATCTACCACAGCCTGCGGTGCGCGCTCGCGCTCGCCGACTACTTCGGCGATCCGCAGCCGGAATGGGAGCTGGCCGTCGGCCGCCTCGGCCATGTGATCGCCGAGCATCCGGACGCCTTCGTGACGAAGGACCGATGGTCGATGGAGTGGTACTACCCCGTGCTGGGCGGTGCGATGCGTGGTGCTGCCGCGCGGTCGCGCATCGACGAACGGTGGGACGACTTCGTGGTGGACGGTCTCGGTATCCGCTGCGTCGATGACAGGCCATGGGTCACCGGAGCCGAAACCTGCGAGCTGGTAATGGCATTGGATGCGATCGGCGATACGGCGCGCGCACATCAGCAGTTCGCGGCGATGCACCATCTCCGTGAGGAGGACGGCTCTTACTGGACCGGGCTCGTCTACTCCGACGGAAAGCGGTGGCCGGTGGAGCGCACCACGTGGACCGGTGGGGCGATGATCCTCGCGGCCGACGCGCTGTCACGCACGACCTCGGCCAACGGCATCTTCCGAGGCGTGGATCTGCCACGCGGCCTCGAAGGTGAGTACGCCTGCGAGTGTGCGACCAGCGATCGCTGA
- a CDS encoding isochorismatase family protein — translation MRALIITDVQNDFCEGGSLEVSRGAEVATGISELLAGVHGYAHVVATKDFHIDPGEHFSDHPDYAVSWPRHCVVQTSGADFHPNLDTDAVEAVFRKGQYAAAYSGFEGSDDDGTPLADWLRERGIDEVDIVGIATDYCVQATAAAAVEAGFATRVLLDLTAGVAPESTARAIEDMRAAGVQIS, via the coding sequence ATGCGGGCGTTGATCATCACTGACGTGCAGAACGACTTCTGCGAGGGGGGTTCGCTGGAGGTGAGTCGCGGCGCCGAGGTTGCGACCGGCATCAGCGAGTTGCTTGCGGGGGTTCACGGCTACGCACACGTGGTCGCCACCAAGGATTTCCACATCGATCCCGGCGAACATTTCTCCGACCATCCGGACTATGCGGTGTCGTGGCCGCGGCACTGCGTGGTGCAGACATCGGGTGCCGATTTCCATCCGAACCTGGACACCGACGCCGTCGAGGCCGTCTTCCGCAAGGGCCAGTACGCGGCCGCCTACAGCGGTTTCGAAGGCTCCGACGACGACGGCACACCACTGGCCGACTGGTTACGAGAACGTGGCATCGACGAGGTCGACATCGTTGGTATCGCGACGGACTACTGCGTGCAGGCGACGGCCGCGGCCGCTGTGGAGGCGGGCTTCGCCACTCGCGTGTTGCTGGACCTGACCGCCGGCGTCGCGCCCGAGTCGACAGCGAGGGCCATCGAGGACATGCGTGCCGCAGGCGTCCAGATCAGCTAG